In Pirellulales bacterium, the DNA window CATTCTGGACGATGTTCGCCAAACGCTACGCCGGCCGGAATGTGATCTTCGCGTACGACCTGCGTAACGAACCGGCCGTGCCATGGGCCGCGACGCCGACGATGCGGCGGCGCTGGAACGAGTGGCTGCTCAAGCGCTATGTCACGCGCGAGGCGCTGGCGCAAGCCTGGGGCGTTGACGCCAGCGCCGTACCGCTGGGCGAGGCGCCAACTCCCGAGGACGAGCACAAGATCGGCAAGGCGGAATTGCTCGACTACCAGCTATTTCGCGAGGACCTGGCCGACGAATGGACCGCTCGGCAGGTCAAGGCCATCAAAGCGGCCGATCCCGACGCGCTGTGCACCGTGGGGTTCATTCAGTGGTCCGTGCCATCGCTCTTGCCGGGGTTGCGGCACTACTCAGGCTTCCGCCCCGAGCGTCAGGGACCACTGCTCGATTTCTTCGAGATTCATTTCTATCCGTTTTGTGACGGCGCCTATGAATATCAAAGCGCGGACGCCGAAACGAAAAACCTGGCCTACTTCGAAGGAGTCGTGCGCGAGTTGGCCCGACTCGGTAAGCCAGTGGTCTTGGCGGAATTTGGCTGGTACGGCGGAGGCAAACCGGTGTTTGATCGAGGGATTCACCCCGCCGCGACTGAGGAGCAACAGGCGCAGTGGTGCCGCCGCGTGGTCGAAACCGGGCAAGGGCTGATGGTCGGATGGTTGAATTGGGGGCTGTTCGATCAGCCCGAGGCAACCGATCCGAGCCAGTTCAGCGGTTTGCTAACCGCGACCGGCCAGCCGAAAGCGTGGGGCCGCGCGTTCGCCGAGTTGGCGGCGCGTCAAAGAGATGGAACTTTGACGCCGCGCGCGCTGGGGGAGCGTCCAGAACTCGATTGGAACCGCTGTCTGGTCGATGCGCAGGCCGCGGCGGAATTTCGCGCGGCGTACCTGCAAGCGTTTCGACGCGATATCGCCCGTTGAACCGCGGACGGCAGGCGGGCTAGCTGCGCGGGCGTGGTTGGTGCGCCATGCCGCCGGCGGCGCTATTCGTTTGCGCAGCGCGCTCGGCAGTAGCGCGGTTGCGAGTCCATCGCGGCGGCGCAAGAATTTTTGAAATTCTTGGTTGCGCGCGTGGCCCGGCGAGCGTCCTTGATAGTAGCCCCTGGAGAGGATTCGCAATTTGCAGCTTGTGGACCGAGCACTGGCGATTTTGGATGAGCACGGCCCACGGCTATTCGCCATGCTGGTTCGGTTGACGCTCCGCGCCGACGTCGCGGAGGAGTTGATGCAGGAACTGTTTTGCAAGTTGGCTCAAGACAAGCGCTGCGCTAGCGCCCGCGATCCGGCGGCCTATGCGGTTCGCATGGGCATGAATCTGGCGTTCGATTACCGGCGAGCGCAGCGACGGATGCGCACAGCGGAAACAGCGGCGGCTCCGTCCGCCGAGGCGATGCCTTCACCGCTCGGTCAGCTTGTGCAACGAGAAGAATTGCGCCGAATGCTCGACGCCATCGATCAGTTGCCGGTCGAAAGTCGGGAAGTCATCGTGCTGCGCTACCTGGAACGGCAGGATTACACAACCATCGCCGATCAACTTGACAAGTCGCCGCATCATGTGCGCGCGGTATGTCATCGCGCTCTATCTCGGCTGC includes these proteins:
- a CDS encoding glycoside hydrolase family 5 protein, which translates into the protein MANPLEKIRVSSDHRTFVTASGRAFAPVGLTYFRANTGWAPQVWKRFDAEATRRDFAVMKELGVNCVRVFLSYTSFCDQLGQLNPDGLTKFDQFLSFAEEAGIYVHPTGPDHWEGVPDWAREDQISGEQYLETIEAFWTMFAKRYAGRNVIFAYDLRNEPAVPWAATPTMRRRWNEWLLKRYVTREALAQAWGVDASAVPLGEAPTPEDEHKIGKAELLDYQLFREDLADEWTARQVKAIKAADPDALCTVGFIQWSVPSLLPGLRHYSGFRPERQGPLLDFFEIHFYPFCDGAYEYQSADAETKNLAYFEGVVRELARLGKPVVLAEFGWYGGGKPVFDRGIHPAATEEQQAQWCRRVVETGQGLMVGWLNWGLFDQPEATDPSQFSGLLTATGQPKAWGRAFAELAARQRDGTLTPRALGERPELDWNRCLVDAQAAAEFRAAYLQAFRRDIAR
- a CDS encoding sigma-70 family RNA polymerase sigma factor codes for the protein MQLVDRALAILDEHGPRLFAMLVRLTLRADVAEELMQELFCKLAQDKRCASARDPAAYAVRMGMNLAFDYRRAQRRMRTAETAAAPSAEAMPSPLGQLVQREELRRMLDAIDQLPVESREVIVLRYLERQDYTTIADQLDKSPHHVRAVCHRALSRLRDLLGAQRPSKVGAVLETKREH